The sequence TCTAGACTAACTAACTTTGGTATGATATATGGtgaagttttttattttttattttaaagaattacAAAATACACTCTAACCAACTAATCAAATATACCACATATTTTATTTACGTTTAATTTTCTCtttattatttcaatttaaaaaattaatgactttcattttaaaataaaaaagcctactgcatttttattttttttttacatttttacCGAATACACACATTAATATGTTTCATCATCTCCTTACTAGTTTGTATAACTTTTTGAGAAGGTCTTGATTAGGTTTTCTATTTCTctttgtttatatttattcacaGATAGGATACACCAATGCCCCAGTCATATTTGAGATGTATAATTATTAACAGTATCTCATAAATTGGGTTGATATTATATCTCATGCCACTCGTTCGAATGTTATAAATGTAAGATAATATAGTTATTTATACTTTTCTAAGATTTATAATTGCTTTGTAAGAACTCGCCAATGTCCCAGCCCTTCCCCAAGGGTAGTATGGGTAAATCACATCGTCCCCGCTCTATATAAACAATAAACAAATCAATTAAACATGCAGAATCAAAGGATCCAAATTTTCGGTAGAACAAATGGAACCACCCAGCTGAtccctctctctctctttctctGGATTTCTGTAATctccggaagaagaagaatcattattattattgtttcctCACCGTCTCCGATTCATTTTTCAGAGAATGTCTCCGATTCATTTGTGGCGGTGCTGCTGACCGGAACTTGCCCCATTTTACATTTACGCAGAATTCGTGTAATTATTCCTTTCTCTATCTATCGATTCCATATTTTTATTGGTCGCTGTGCATGCAATTCGATGTTgtaaaccattttttttttgtgattggGACCTGATGCAATTTGATGTGTTATTTGAAACAAATTTTTGTTGATGAAATTAATTCAAAGCATCCTTGCACTGCGTATGTTTTTTGTTCATTTATACATAGAGCGTGAGTGCGATATCGAAGGGGATGGGTAAGAGATTCCATTATTTGAATGGGCGTATTGACCATTGAGCGAACAGGCAGGCGAAAAAATCGGATGAAGGATGCGTTTGGAGAATTCGATGGGGATACGAGGGCATTCAGGTCGTTTTACGTGGTAGCTGTGTTGAAGCTCTGGCATATAGTTTCCCGAGGCACGTTGAATGAACGACACGTGCTGAGATTTTTTTGGTATTCTGAAATGACAAGAATGCCACTCACGTTGAATGGTATGCGGTATGGAAAATGGAAGAATGAGTCCAATTACGGGTCGAATCGTCCATGTGGTGACTGGGTTGGCCATTGTTTTGTACTCTTCCATCTTTTTAGTCGTTACAGTCATACTTGAGCCAATTTTGAATGGTGTTGGTcttttgtttgaaattttttgtgcTTGCGTTTCCTTTTTGGCTGTTTAAATTACTCTTTTCGAGGAAGATTATGTGATGGGACCTACATGATggtattttaataatttaatttaatgacTATCAAACTCGTATACGACTGGTGGTGGATTAATATCTTTCACGTGCTCATTGTCCCGATAAATTTGTGAGAACTGGCTACATGCTTGGTTGAATTAATGCTCTGttctgttctttttttttttccattgaaGAATTTTACTGGGATTTGATTATCATGAATTGCAGGGGTTAAACCGAAATCAAGAATCTTGTGGTAAATTTTGTGGTGCGCTTTTAAGTTAATACCACAAAATGGCTTCTAATGCCACAGTCAATTGTCCACCGCCTATGAAGGCTACCTCTAATGGAGTCTTCCAAGGAGATGATCCTCTCCATTTTGCACTTCCTCTTGTCATCGTACAGATATGCCTCGTGGTTGTGCTGACCCGCGTACTCGCATTTCTTCTCAGGCCTCTAAGACAGCCACGCGTCATTGCTGAAGTTATTGTGAGTTTTCTATTTCCTATATCCAATGTTTAGTAGTACAGTACTAACCTTCTTATTTTGTAGTGTATATAGTGATTCCTTTTTCAGTGAACATAGATGTTCGATTTATTTCTTTGTTAACTTTCTTGAATATATTCTACGGTCCACATTTCGTATTTCACAGTGCCGTAGATCATCACCTTTATTTCACCACGTGCATTCCACTTCCTCCATTATTGTTACTCGTTGAAATTCACGGCCTCTACTAATTAGAACAGCATAATCTACACAGCAAGCTTCAGTAGTATCAGTTTTCATTGGTCTCATCTTTGTCATCCACTCAAATACAAGAACAAAGGAAGCACGTCTAGAAATGTAGTACTTTTTGGTTTCTGTGCTTACATATCATCCTCCCTTTTTACATGCACAAGGGTTATCATTGTTTTAACACGCACAAACATTATAAATTCTTGTGAGGATATAACATATATAGTGTTCTGGCAGGGAGGAATTCTACTTGGTCCTTCTGCTATTGGCCGCAACGAAAAATATCTTCATGCGATTTTTCCAACCAGGAGCCTTACAGTTCTGGATACACTTGCGAACCTTGGTCTCCTATTCTTTCTATTCTTAGTTGGCCTTGAGCTGGATCCAAGGGCACTTCGAAGAACCGGAAAGAAGGCATTAAGTATCGCCCTTGTGGGAATAAGCGTCCCATTTGTTTTAGGAATTGGAACCTCAATCGTACTTCGTGCTACTGTCTCCAAAGGCGTAAGTCAGGGACCATTTCTTGTGTTCATGGGGGTGGCCCTCTCCATCACAGCCTTCCCAGTCTTAGCTCGTATTCTGGCTGAGCTTAAGCTTTTGACTACAGATGTTGGTCGAATGGCCATGTCTGCTGCTGCAGTCAATGATGTGGCCGCATGGATTCTACTTGCACTAGCTATTGCCCTATCTGGCACGGGCCATTCGATTATTGTGGCATTGTGGGTCTTCTTGTCTGGATGTGGTTTTGTGTTGCTTTGCATTTTTGTGGGACCTCATATTTTCAAATGGATAGCACGACGCTGCCCCGAGGGTGAGCCAGTGGATGAGATTTATGTTTGTGCTACATTGGCTGCTGTTTTGGCCGCTGGATTTGTGACTGATAGCATTGGCATTCATGCCCTTTTTGGGGCATTTGTGCTTGGAGTTATCGTTCCAAAAGAGGGACCATTAGCTGGAGCCCTCGTCGAGAAAGTCGAGGATCTTGTGTCTGGCCTGTTTCTTCCTTTGTACTTCGTATCAAGTGGGCTCAAGACGAATGTTGCCACCATTCAAGGGGCACAGTCATGGGgtcttcttgttttggtaattTTTACAGCTTGTTTTGGAAAGATTGTTGGCACTGTTATTGTCTCACTCTGCTGCAAGGTTCCTTTTAAAGAGGCACTAACCCTCGGCTTCCTGATGAATACCAAAGGTTTAGTGGAGCTCATTGTCCTCAACATTGGGAAAGATAGAGGGGTAAACTTACAATACATTTTATCGATGCCTTTTAATGATTTGTATATTGTAGATTGTAGATTCTTGATTCTTCAATTTGACTTGACTGCTATCTTTTTTCGATCCTGTAGGTTCTGAACGATCAAACATTTGCCATCATGGTTTTAATGGCTTTGTTCACGACATTTATAACGACCCCGACTGTTATAGCCATATACAAGCCAGCTAAAATGGCTATATCAGAATACAAGCATAGAACAATTCAGAGGAAGAAAACAAGTTCTCAACTCCGAATCCTGGCCTGTTTTTTCAGCACAAGAAACATTCCGACGCTGATTAATCTCATCGAAACTTCGCGAGGTAAGGGAAAGAAGGGAGGCCTGCGCGTCTATGCAATGCACTTGATGGAGCTTTCTGAAAGGTCATCTGCGATTTTGATGGTTCACAAGGCGAGAAGAAACGGGATGCCATTTTGGAACAAGTCGCAAGACTCTGATTCGAATCAAATCGTTGTTGCTTTTGAAACTTTCCAGCACCTCAGCCAAGTATCCATCCAACCAACAACAGCAATATCGGCGATGTCCAGCATGCATGAAGATATATGCTCCAGTGCCGAGAGTAAGAGGGCAGCGATAATAATACTTCCATTCCACAAGCATCCAAGACTCGACGGACGTTTGGAGACTACACGAATTGATTTGAGGTATGTAAACAGGAGGGTTCTTGAGCATGCCCCATGTTCAGTTGGGATTTTAGTGGATCGAGGCCTCGGAGGAACATCTCACATAGCTGCCAGCAACGTTAACTACACCATCACAGTATTCTTCTTTGGTGGCCGTGATGATCGTGAAGCTCTATCCCATGGAGGACTCATGGCCGAGCACCCTGGTATCAGTTTAAATGTGATTCGTTTCGTTGTCCACCCCAAGGTAGTTGGAGACAGCGTCCAACTAGATATAGACAATCAAAATCATCCCGAATCAAGATCAGAGGATGAAGAGTTTCTTGCAGAGTTCAAAAACAAAATACCAGAAGAcagttcaatcaaatttgaagaGATCACTGTAAGCAATGAAGCAGAAACAACTAACGCCATTCGCACATTTAGTCGTTGTAACCTGATACTTGTTGGTAGAATGCCCGAGGGTCAACTTGTTGTGGCTTTCAACAAGAAGTGTGAATGCCCTGAACTTGGACCGGTCGGAAACTTGTTGATTTCACCTGGATTCACAACCACAGCATCAGTTCTTGTGGTGCAGCAGTACCGCAGCAAGCTAACCGGTGATTCGTTAAAATCTTTGAAAGAGGAGGGTACAACGACAGAAGGGGAGTCTGATTAAATTTGATTCCCATTATAATGTTCAAAGCCATAGATAACACACGTATCTACTTAACTCTCCTATGTTAGCAACCTGTGAAGCTGGAAGGTAATACACAGTGTTGAGGGAGAAAAAGAGGCTGGTTGGCAAGGGCTATTACAATTTACACCTGCTTACATTACCTGCTTACATTAAATTTCCTAATACACACGTATATTTGTCTATATATCATATTATATAAAGCAAGAAACATATTTGACCAACacctaaatttaaaaaatatatatttatgactTCGCAAGGATTTGATATTTGGGTTTCATATTTAGAGAATGGGACGTTGAGATAACATTTTAGGGAGCAGTTGGTAGATGTTGATCTAAACATAATGCTGCAAAGATGTTTATAGTGTTGGATGTATATAGAAGAATTGTACTTGTATTCTGTACTTTCAAAATGTTCTTGCAAGAATAATTAATAGAGGTTTAATTCAAGTCCATGTGAATTAAATAATTCATGATCTCCACTCTCAAGATTCCCAAGAACTCGGCTTCTCAAAAACCATTAGGTGTTTTTAATGGTTAAtgataatgataaaatttaaaaatatatacatcTAACAAAAAGTAAATAGTGTTTGCATTTTTGTGATTTCTTCATGTTAAATTTCAATCGATCTCgtagttttcaaaattttgtatttttttagtcAATTTTCCACGAGAGCGTTGATATAACATATGTTAGCACATCAACAATTAACCCCTTGTCATCGCTCTATTGATGTCACGTAACGGCACACAAGGGAAAACACTTAGATTacattaaaaaacaaaaatatctatttaacaatatttatgaaaaaattacaaataagaaaatgatatatataaataaaattacaattttttcaaaaataaaatcattgttTTTTGTTGGCGATTTAACCAAAGCCTCGTCGTGAAAATACGTaagttgaaaaatatttatattggcACAACTGTTTTGGGTAGAGTGTAAAAGTAAATCCATGGCTTAAGCccattctttaaaaaaaaaaatttaatgagaAAATTGAGAAAATTGTTGTGTAACTTGTCGATTCTTGTTATTTTTCCTTaaatattcaaagattgatattAGTTTCACAAGTTTGTTTGTTTGTCTTCTCGGCCTCCAAATTGGGTATTGAACATTGACTATATATTAATGATTTGACGTCTAGAAATTACTTGTTTGATATTATTGATTTATATTACGCCACGTACACCATCATTCGGTCAAAAAGAACGAAAAGTAGAAAATAAAAGAACGTAAAGTAAAAATAATCCAACTTAAATGACGAAGATTAAATTTGACTATTTACAATCATAGAGTTTTGTTATGCTACCCAACAATCATGTCCAACACCATGCCCACTATGTACAATAAGTAAGTTGAACAGTACAATaagtgagttgacttgtacatggtgggcacggaGTTGAGCACGGTTGGTGGAcagcataacaaaactctaGAATCCtagagttttgttatgctgcccaACAACCATGCCCAACtccgtgcccaccatgtacaataagtGAGTTGACCAGTACAATaggtgagttgacttgtacatggtgggcacggaGTTGGGCACGGTTGGTGGGCAGCACACCATGTACAATAAGTGAGTTGAACAATATAATaggtgagttgacttgtacatggtagGCACGGAGTTGTGCACGGTTGGGGGCAGCATAACAAAATCTAGAATCAtagagttttgttatgctgctCAACAACCATGCTCAACTCCATGTACAATAAGTGAGTTGACCAGTACAATaggtgagttgacttgtacatggtggacaCGGAGTTGGACACGGTTGTtgggcagcataacaaaactctaTGATTCGTTTGGtgggcagcataacaaaactctaGAATCAtagagttttgttatgctgcccaACAACCatgcccaactccatgcccaACTCCATGTCTACCATATACAATAAGTGAGTTGACCAGTACAATAGATGAGTAgaacttataaaatattttttcaaatttccCTAATAAGATGCACGTCATAAATATTGAAGTATTAAATTTTAAGTTAAGGATTGCGAACGAGAGAAAAAAACAATCTAAAGAGATATTGATGAATAAAacgtttaaaatttttaaaccatACTCTATGACTAGGGTTGAAGTATGGTTTTGATATCTAGCCAAGACATAACATTTATTTGAAATGAGAGTGTAGTAACTCAAATTTCGTTTTACCTGATTAAAGTAATTAAATATGTTTAAAatagtaaaatatgattaaaaagTTTTAATGATAAAATCAAGTGGAAAAACAATTCCACAATGTTCGGAAATGGTCCGAAGGACAAAAGTGACTCGGGCAATTTGGAAGCACCGAACCCGAGCCAGGgaagttcggaagatccgaattGATCGAATGGACAGGGCGTAGTACAAATGCATGGTGAAAGAACATGTCATGCACATGTCTTTAAATTGGTTCCTTATTGCATTCTATTCTTATCTTTAGAGTTTTGCCTTTCTTAAGACATGTTTTAAAGTtggtaatttttattattactccttcgaaatatttgatttctgatgatatattgttttcatgctttgtaggttcttatttatgaaaatatattgaagatctatttaaAGGAGTACATGGGATCGATCAAAAATAATCAAGAGAGAACGATTAAAAAAGAGAGGAACATAGAGAGAaaaatacatagagaattaCTGAAAAAATTCTGAAGCATTGAAAATCGATaattgaagaatttatgaaaaaatactactgctacgttgtgttgccgagtagtattggaaacactgaagaacacacgagtgaagtgttgttctgaaagtggatccttggttttcgtttttcggtttagaacttcttattggtttattattcaagtttttactagtttttaggaagtcttttattttctcaatctgttgagaaaaatagtttttcgtaaaacaatcactagttggtttttgtaaactgatttgattttctggtgattatttcgccatgaggcatCGCACAAGTATTTAaaacttgtgcataaatatctgtATTCTATttactgttatttatttatttcgctGCATAGTGTTCTCTtgaggtgttgacaacactgaaagataacacacactcgaaaaattatttttggtatttctgtgatttcagaCTGTCCAAACCTAACAAGTGGCGTGAGAGACATTCACTTGACGATACTAAGTGTGATTCTGTTTTTGTGTTCGACAGGACATCACAATGGAGATACCTTATTCAGGAACTTCTCAACATCCTCCAATCTTGGATGGATCCAACTACGCTATCTGGAAAGTCAGGATGCGTGTCTACATCAAATTGATATATGAAAAGGCATGGAAACGTGTGCTACAAGGATGGAATCCACCAAGGAGAACTGATGGAGAAGGAGACTTTGCACTCAAATCAGAGACAGAGTGAAATGCCGATGAAACTGCTGCTTCGAATATGAACAACAAAGCCCTT comes from Henckelia pumila isolate YLH828 chromosome 4, ASM3356847v2, whole genome shotgun sequence and encodes:
- the LOC140859818 gene encoding cation/H(+) antiporter 18-like; translated protein: MASNATVNCPPPMKATSNGVFQGDDPLHFALPLVIVQICLVVVLTRVLAFLLRPLRQPRVIAEVIGGILLGPSAIGRNEKYLHAIFPTRSLTVLDTLANLGLLFFLFLVGLELDPRALRRTGKKALSIALVGISVPFVLGIGTSIVLRATVSKGVSQGPFLVFMGVALSITAFPVLARILAELKLLTTDVGRMAMSAAAVNDVAAWILLALAIALSGTGHSIIVALWVFLSGCGFVLLCIFVGPHIFKWIARRCPEGEPVDEIYVCATLAAVLAAGFVTDSIGIHALFGAFVLGVIVPKEGPLAGALVEKVEDLVSGLFLPLYFVSSGLKTNVATIQGAQSWGLLVLVIFTACFGKIVGTVIVSLCCKVPFKEALTLGFLMNTKGLVELIVLNIGKDRGVLNDQTFAIMVLMALFTTFITTPTVIAIYKPAKMAISEYKHRTIQRKKTSSQLRILACFFSTRNIPTLINLIETSRGKGKKGGLRVYAMHLMELSERSSAILMVHKARRNGMPFWNKSQDSDSNQIVVAFETFQHLSQVSIQPTTAISAMSSMHEDICSSAESKRAAIIILPFHKHPRLDGRLETTRIDLRYVNRRVLEHAPCSVGILVDRGLGGTSHIAASNVNYTITVFFFGGRDDREALSHGGLMAEHPGISLNVIRFVVHPKVVGDSVQLDIDNQNHPESRSEDEEFLAEFKNKIPEDSSIKFEEITVSNEAETTNAIRTFSRCNLILVGRMPEGQLVVAFNKKCECPELGPVGNLLISPGFTTTASVLVVQQYRSKLTGDSLKSLKEEGTTTEGESD